A stretch of the Ananas comosus cultivar F153 linkage group 14, ASM154086v1, whole genome shotgun sequence genome encodes the following:
- the LOC109719914 gene encoding probable galacturonosyltransferase-like 4: protein MSIALFVFLSITTVYYAVDGAAGIRVDVIRRPSPTFPAFREAPAFRNGEECSWESTQQSSSSPPPPPPRVDIAMTLDANYLRGTMAAVLSILQHTACPESVGFHFLAARAPDPDLVAAIRAAFPYLSFRVYRFDPAPVRRRISPSVRHALDQPLNYARIYLPHLLPPHVARVIYLDSDVVVVDDIRHLWQVDLGEHVVAAPEYCHANFTAYFTGAFWSDRALAATFRGRGRRRPCYFNTGVMVMDVDKWRRGGYTRMVEDWMMVQKRKRIYHLGSLPPFLLVLAGDIKAVDHRWNQHGLGGDNIEGRCRSLHPGPISLLHWSGKGKPWLRLDSRKPCAVDHLWAPYDLYRSATPTLEE, encoded by the exons ATGTCGATAGCACTCTTCGTCTTTCTTTCTATAACAACAGTTTATTATGCGGTCGATGGCGCGGCGGGCATCCGCGTCGACGTCATACGCCGTCCCTCGCCCACCTTCCCTGCCTTCCGCGAGGCGCCTGCATTTCGCAACGGGGAGGAATGCAGTTGGGAATCGACGCAacagtcgtcgtcgtcgccgccgccgccgccgccgcgcgtcGACATCGCGATGACGCTGGACGCGAACTACCTGCGGGGGACGATGGCGGCGGTGCTGTCGATCCTGCAGCACACGGCGTGCCCGGAGAGCGTGGGGTTCCACTTCCTGGCGGCGCGCGCGCCCGACCCCGACCTCGTGGCGGCGATCCGCGCCGCCTTCCCCTACCTCTCGTTCCGCGTCTACCGCTTCGACCCCGCCCCCgtccgccgccgcatctccccCTCCGTCCGCCACGCCCTCGACCAGCCCCTCAACTACGCCCGCATCTACCTCCCCCACCTCCTCCCCCCCCACGTCGCCCGCGTCATCTACCTCGACTccgacgtcgtcgtcgtcgacgacATCCGCCACCTCTGGCAG GTCGATCTGGGCGAGCACGTGGTGGCGGCGCCGGAGTACTGCCACGCGAACTTCACCGCGTACTTCACGGGCGCCTTCTGGTCGGACCGGGCGCTGGCGGCGACGTTCCGCggccgggggcggcggcggccgtgcTACTTCAACACGGGCGTGATGGTGATGGACGTGGACAAGTGGCGGCGCGGCGGCTACACGCGGATGGTGGAGGACTGGATGATGGTGCAGAAGCGCAAGCGCATCTACCACCTGGGCTCGCTGCCGCCCTTCCTGCTCGTGCTGGCCGGCGACATCAAGGCCGTCGACCACCGCTGGAACCAGCACGGCCTCGGCGGCGACAACATCGAAGGCCGCTGCCGGAGCCTCCACCCGGGCCCCATCAGCCTCCTGCACTGGAGCGGCAAGGGCAAGCCCTGGCTCCGCCTCGACTCGCGGAAGCCCTGCGCCGTCGATCATCTCTGGGCTCCCTACGACCTCTACCGATCCGCCACGCCCACGCTCGAAGAGTGA
- the LOC109720826 gene encoding ER membrane protein complex subunit 4: protein MEKGKGLARRWAVEFAADNSSSSISDVPDPLGFNRSSLDLDDASGARQRKEAEAAWKSQKAWEVAQSPFKNLLMMGFMMWMAGNAVHLFSIGITFSALWQPISALQGVGKVFEPYKDPRVDILAPKLLFIALNLAALALGVWKLNSLGLLPTHTSDWVSSLAPAPEVEYAGGGRPIL, encoded by the exons ATGGAGAAGGGCAAAGGTTTGGCGCGGCGATGGGCGGTGGAGTTTGCCGCGGacaactcctcctcctccatctcgGACGTCCCCGATCCCCTCGGTTTCAATCGATCCTCGCTCGATCTC GATGATGCGAGCGGGGCGCGTCAGAGGaaagaggcggaggcggcgtgGAAATCGCag AAAGCATGGGAAGTGGCTCAATCCCCTTTCAAGAACTTGCTGATGATGGGCTTTATGATGTGGATGGCTGGAAATGCAGTCCATCTATTCAGTATCGGCATCACCTTCTCAGCTCTTTGGCAACCAATAAGTGCCCTTCAAGGCGTTGGAAAAG TTTTCGAGCCATACAAGGATCCAAGGGTAGATATACTTGCACCTAAGTTGCTCTTTATTGCCCTTAACTTGGCTGCGCTGGCTTTGGGCGTGTGGAAG CTGAACTCTTTGGGTCTTCTTCCAACACACACATCTGACTGGGTTTCATCTCTAGCCCCAGCTCCT GAGGTTGAGTATGCTGGCGGTGGTCGTCCGATCCTTTAA